A section of the Portunus trituberculatus isolate SZX2019 chromosome 20, ASM1759143v1, whole genome shotgun sequence genome encodes:
- the LOC123506528 gene encoding uncharacterized protein LOC123506528 isoform X1 has product MSIKHLEYIKVKDSKVLVVEVRPVTCLLDTPSGPTRTDKWMEYSHWKELHRQLWKVVEEYEEQRAALKVECNNPKCKTGTTLQIGYVFRPLPKCYCSLYFLTPRSHQTWTDDGNDSGYLQDKGGRFEDLMACGEMLVVSVTLRDLTGSSSQSVLTQNSSNSHQQARVTNKLMKALGSKVVPTISDYFKAPEDNESFASVPSSKRVLSSGPKEGVCSHSVKTSDRFHKKNESSKVSESVDGSWCHTTINAPTPLCLTEGDQNPQGKRIRKNHDELHDNRVKVKKTLVPKKTTRALTNLKQTSLLDFKKNPCTDLSNSASEQRNVFVLAEGNVADKKVHVHGNFNKNCKTSKGEKTKENFGRPSWKKSFFSVSSSDSESDGNNEVRFSEGDTSRDFFLESPKENVECEAQNMNMLSCSEEFVSAEKNKLNNVFFIGDVSQRKEADDVGGSVSPQTDPLGSLALVDVAGNVKENTVRNVDDYEQYKLMDALSFLVSRGSSQNATKPLSCNYTSPNVALQKNPDTDPCFSGFCKAETDAEDESFYENDMEYKQNYTRKKRERCSSGLRYTAGNIQCASDGKNDLFLFRVTKQEHVELDHNSHDYLHSSKENEHDVLNRMQQNQDGGMCSSCEEHSRNEESHEDYRIFDAARRKVHSPYQDKTTTKMPKISSQKRLLSLVSSHEKSVHIKTEVDDTADLLTLSNCADIQSNRLGEEPSRVSVCDEYANCEVNLEKTCLSKVTVKSVKSCRQITCQTCDEEHSDLEAPVPGCQNTSQPGKKHSKEKVKLRNHRNVNLKTSPDVKYFSTDIKYPSQTEESLHSAGGNTMEGNEQIYPTQNVFLHAEEQRQKLQSNRVASSVEYVPSSMEYLSETKKSSYSSKDSMVTVNEEAYCAQMYENESFFSSEERIEHTAGRQMAGYQNSLSHGLDGKDTFEAWCRSRDVNSSPQLLSNELLLENSCEESLFVNVETSSSNDCESPRQMCNESPVMREEPSQHSVFHDTHKDPLCTSPQKDSEKKSLVEILRNLKYLHNRRKEYHVGLTSESEVSKQFFTDSPAAHDTALYFSSRSDTEDNLEQENHWSESRTGCSIPQRHQTHTKKQKDAHKTLCDKVKDANKIGKKKKEQSNISSFLNRNKRVCSIGLCDTSNQGAQAKNIMGQFSQDDRCEAGLDASNEEYVPEEVCTDGMKKVNWESSSSDAPTSSIYPFEANEQLLLSKNSKILARDSDESGHSVDQMEENCVESSTRYTGSVSSETNHVSDCVSPEDLNLNSLEDEQEGNLRRSTRIKRRSHVMELFPDCNSESECHSKDGNSSPHAKKLKQNENKLKYKQNKGVLKQKKIEKFFKVKTPVKKSKVAVQSKNPCKKNKCDRDENGSEDDTSRAHLPVKKKKDQHSYKTQKEVSKPSTSKASCSKATETSKTQGGQDKTDMSYYNELWNFSLGEKNDKEDKQTNNTKKQKNKKSSVKKCQKEKQKKKDAKQKQSKSDTKEPTSEPIDDDFYLKIQAEVEQLNAIASRDVDDVPMVDGMRNGKSCEEECQITDVVEGTKRSLDSLRKSYKKLRNMTDSDLEQRMEENLSYLENVIRGVLPNERHQWFKESDPELTLQQDYLIYGPFSSDQSLFVLELLKKKLSHMDKLIGNSFDVPVYRCRVLVPIFFTKIVMDNENVSLDEAYSLLAKFSLNKNITEDLEHSESRKF; this is encoded by the exons atgTCCATTAAGCATCTGGAATACATAAAG GTGAAGGACTcgaaggtgctggtggtggaggtacgACCTGTAACATGTCTCCTGGACACTCCCTCAGGTCCCACTCGCACTGATAAATGGATGGAATACTCGCACTGGAAG GAGCTCCACCGTCAACTgtggaaggtggtggaggagtatgAGGAGCAGAGGGCTGCCCTCAAGGTGGAGTGCAACAATCCAAAATGTAAGACTGGTACAACACTACAGATTGG GTACGTATTCCGCCCTCTTCCAAAATGCTACTGCTCCCTTTACTTCCTTACCCCGAGAAGCCATCAGACCTGGACAGATGATGGGAATGATAGTGGATATCTGCAAGATAAAG GGGGACGCTTTGAGGACCTGATGGCTTGTGGGGAGATGCTAGTGGTCAGTGTGACTCTTCGTGACCTGACTGGCAGCTCCTCTCAGTCAGTCCTCACTCAGAATTCAAGTAACAGTCACCAGCAGGCAAGAGTCACTAACAAGTTGATGAAGGCCCTTGGCAGCAAGGTAGTGCCCACTATCTCGGATTATTTCAAGGCTCCTGAGGATAATGAGTCCTTTGCGTCAGTCCCGTCATCCAAGAGAGTGTTATCAAGTGGACCCAAGGAGGGAGTGTGTTCCCACTCGGTAAA GACCTCAGACAGATTtcacaagaaaaatgagagcaGCAAAGTTAGTGAGAGTGTGGATGGCTCCTGGTGTCACACTACTATCAATGCACCAACACCTTTGTGTCTCACTGAGGGTGACCAAAATCCTCaagggaagaggataaggaagaatcATGATGAACTTCATGATAATAGAGTCAAAGTCAAGAAAACACTGGTGCCAAAGAAGACTACCAGAGCCTTGACAAACTTGAAGCAAACTTCATTGTTGGACTTCAAGAAAAATCCTTGTACAGATTTGTCAAACTCAGCATCAGAGCAGAGAAATGTCTTTGTGCTTGCAGAAGGGAATGTGGCGGATAAAAAAGTGCATGTACATGGAAACTTTAATAAGAACTGCAAAACATCAAAGggtgagaaaacaaaggaaaattttGGAAGGCCATCATGGAAAAAATCTTTCTTCAGTGTGAGCAGCTCAGATTCAGAGAGTGATGGTAACAATGAAGTCAGGTTTTCTGAAGGTGATACTTCAAGAGACTTCTTTTTAGAGTCTCCAAAGGAGAATGTTGAATGTGAGGCACAAAACATGAATATGTTAAGCTGCAGTGAAGAGTTTGTCTCTGCTGAAAAGAACAAACTGAATAATGTCTTTTTCATTGGTGATGTGTCtcagaggaaggaagcagatgATGTAGGAGGCTCTGTCTCTCCACAAACAGATCCTTTGGGTTCCTTAGCCTTGGTAGACGTTGCTGGGAATGTCAAAGAGAACACAGTGAGAAATGTTGATGATTATGAACAATACAAGCTTATGGATGCATTATCATTCTTAGTATCAAGAGGCAGCTCACAAAATGCAACAAAACCACTATCATGTAATTACACATCGCCAAACGTTGCATTGCAGAAAAACCCTGACACAGATCCATGTTTCAGTGGGTTTTGTAAAGCAGAAACTGATGCTGAAGATGAATCATTCTATGAAAATGATatggaatataaacaaaattatacaaggaaaaagagagaaagatgctcATCAGGTTTGAGATACACTGCTGGGAACATTCAGTGTGCCTCAGATGGAAAAAATGACTTGTTTTTGTTTAGGGTTACTAAACAGGAGCATGTAGAATTAGATCACAATTCACATGATTATTTACATTCATCTAAGGAAAATGAACATGATGTGCTGAATAGAATGCAACAGAATCAGGATGGAGGGATGTGTTCCAGCTGTGAAGAACACAGTAGAAATGAGGAATCACATGAAGACTATAGAATATTTGATGCAGCAAGAAGAAAGGTGCATTCTCCATACCAGGACAAGACTACAACAAAGATGCCAAAGATCTCATCACAGAAAAGGTTACTGTCACTTGTGAGTAGCCATGAAAAGTCTGTTCACATAAAGACTGAAGTGGATGACACTGCAGATCTGTTGACTTTATCCAACTGTGCAGACATTCAGTCAAACAGGTTAGGAGAGGAACCATCACGAGTGTCAGTGTGTGATGAATATGCTAATTGTGAAGTAAACCTTGAAAAAACATGTCTGTCAAAGGTCACTGTGAAATCTGTGAAATCCTGCAGGCAGATCACTTGCCAAACTTGTGATGAAGAACACAGTGACTTGGAGGCACCAGTTCCAGGGTGCCAAAACACTAGTCAGCCTGGAAAGAAGCATAGCAAAGAAAAGGTAAAGCTTAGAAATCATAGGAATGTGAATTTAAAAACCAGTCCTGATGTAAAATATTTTTCAACGGACATCAAATATCCATCACAAACAGAAGAGTCTTTACATTCAGCTGGAGGCAATacaatggaaggaaatgaacaaATTTACCCAACACAGAATGTTTTCCTTCATGCTGAGGAGCAGAGACAAAAACTCCAGAGTAATAGGGTAGCAAGTTCAGTAGAATATGTTCCATCTAGCATGGAATATCTATCAGAAACAAAGAAATCTTCATATTCATCTAAAGATTCTATGGTAACAGTAAATGAAGAAGCTTACtgtgcacaaatgtatgaaAATGAAAGTTTCTTCTCATCAGAGGAGAGGATAGAACACACGGCTGGAAGACAAATGGCAGGATATCAGAACTCCCTGAGCCATGGTTTGGATGGTAAGGACACATTTGAGGCTTGGTGTAGGTCTCGGGATGTCAATAGTTCGCCGCAGCTGTTGTCCAATGAATTATTACTGGAGAATAGCTGTGAAGAATCCTTGTTTGTAAATGTAGAAACTTCGAGTTCAAATGATTGTGAATCCCCAAGGCAGATGTGCAATGAGTCTCCAGTAATGAGGGAGGAACCTTCACAACACAGTGTCTTTCATGATACTCATAAAGATCCTTTATGTACTTCTCCCCAAAAAGATTCAGAGAAAAAGAGTTTGGTAGAAATTTTGAGAAACTTGAAATATTTGCATAATAGACGCAAGGAATATCATGTAGGATTGACTTCAGAGAGTGAAGTCAGCAAACAATTTTTTACTGACTCTCCGGCAGCACATGATACTGCATTATATTTCAGCTCGAGGTCAGATACAGAGGATAATTTGGAGCAGGAGAATCACTGGTCTGAATCACGGACAGGCTGCTCCATTCCACAACGACATCAAACGcatacaaagaaacaaaaagatgcTCACAAAACTTTGTGTGATAAAGTAAAAGATGCaaacaaaataggaaagaaaaagaaagagcaatCAAATATCTCATCTTTCTTGAACAGAAACAAAAGAGTATGTTCCATTGGTCTTTGTGATACGAGCAATCAAGGAGCACAAGCCAAAAATATAATGGGGCAATTTTCTCAGGATGATAGATGTGAAGCAGGATTGGATGCTTCAAATGAAGAATATGTCCCTGAGGAAGTTTGCACTGATGGAATGAAGAAAGTCAATTGGGAATCCTCCTCTTCTGATGCCCCAACAAGCTCCATTTATCCTTTTGAAGCAAATGAGCAGCTCCTCTTGAGCAAGAACTCCAAGATACTGGCAAGAGATTCAGATGAGTCAGGTCATTCTGTAGATCAGATGGAAGAAAATTGTGTTGAATCTTCCACAAGATACACTGGCTCTGTATCATCTGAAACCAACCATGTGTCAGATTGTGTTTCTCCAGAGGATTTAAATTTAAATTCTTTGGAGGATGAGCAAGAAGGGAACCTGAGGAGAAGtacaagaataaagagaagatctCATGTGATGGAATTGTTTCCTGATTGTAATTCAGAGTCAGAATGTCACAGTAAAGATGGCAATTCTTCTCCACATGCCAAGAAattgaaacaaaatgaaaacaagttaaagtacaaacaaaataaaggtgttctaaaacagaaaaaaattgagaaattcTTTAAAGTAAAGACTCCAGTGAAAAAAAGCAAAGTAGCAGTGCAGTCTAAGAATCCTTGCAAGAAAAACAAGTGTGACAGAGATGAGAATGGAAGTGAGGATGATACCAGTAGGGCACACTTGCctgtcaagaagaaaaaagatcaaCATTCTTATAAGACCCAGAAAGAGGTCTCAAAACCTTCCACTAGCAAAGCCTCCTGCAGTAAAGCCACAGAGACCAGCAAGACTCAGGGCGGGCAGGATAAAACTGACATGAGCTACTATAATGAACTATGGAACTTCTCCCTCGGTGAAAAGAATGACAAGGAGGACAAGCaaaccaacaacaccaagaaacagaaaaacaagaaatcctCAGTTAAGAAATGTCAGaaggagaagcaaaagaaaaaagacgccAAGCAAAAACAATCTAAATCCGATACAAAAGAACCTACTTCTGAACCTATTGATGATGACTTTTATCTGAAGATCCAGGCTGAAGTGGAGCAGCTGAATGCCATTGCCTCGAGGGATGTGGATGATGTGCCAATGGTGGACGGGATGAGGAACGGAAAGTCTTGCG AGGAAGAGTGTCAGATCACAGATGTGGTGGAAGGCACTAAGCGCAGCCTGGACTCTCTAAGGAAGAGCTATAAGAAGCTACGAAATATGACGGACAGTGATCTTGAACAGCGGATGGAAGAGAACTTATCTTACCTGGAGAATGTAATCCGGGGAGTTCTGCCCAATGAGAGACATCAG TGGTTTAAAGAAAGTGATCCTGAGTTGACGCTACAGCAAGACTACCTCATCTATGGCCCTTTCTCATCGGACCAGTCACTGTTTGTACTGGAACTGCTCAAGAAGAAACTCAGCCACATGGACAAACTGATTGGCAATTCCTTTGAT GTGCCCGTGTATCGTTGCCGCGTTTTGGTGCCGATCTTCTTCACCAAGATCGTCATGGACAACGAGAACGTCTCCTTGGATGAGGCGTACAGTCTCCTGGCCAAGTTCAGTCTCAACAAGAATATTACAGAAGATCTTGAACATTCTGAGTCAAGAAAGTTTTAA
- the LOC123506528 gene encoding uncharacterized protein LOC123506528 isoform X2, translated as MEYSHWKELHRQLWKVVEEYEEQRAALKVECNNPKCKTGTTLQIGYVFRPLPKCYCSLYFLTPRSHQTWTDDGNDSGYLQDKGGRFEDLMACGEMLVVSVTLRDLTGSSSQSVLTQNSSNSHQQARVTNKLMKALGSKVVPTISDYFKAPEDNESFASVPSSKRVLSSGPKEGVCSHSVKTSDRFHKKNESSKVSESVDGSWCHTTINAPTPLCLTEGDQNPQGKRIRKNHDELHDNRVKVKKTLVPKKTTRALTNLKQTSLLDFKKNPCTDLSNSASEQRNVFVLAEGNVADKKVHVHGNFNKNCKTSKGEKTKENFGRPSWKKSFFSVSSSDSESDGNNEVRFSEGDTSRDFFLESPKENVECEAQNMNMLSCSEEFVSAEKNKLNNVFFIGDVSQRKEADDVGGSVSPQTDPLGSLALVDVAGNVKENTVRNVDDYEQYKLMDALSFLVSRGSSQNATKPLSCNYTSPNVALQKNPDTDPCFSGFCKAETDAEDESFYENDMEYKQNYTRKKRERCSSGLRYTAGNIQCASDGKNDLFLFRVTKQEHVELDHNSHDYLHSSKENEHDVLNRMQQNQDGGMCSSCEEHSRNEESHEDYRIFDAARRKVHSPYQDKTTTKMPKISSQKRLLSLVSSHEKSVHIKTEVDDTADLLTLSNCADIQSNRLGEEPSRVSVCDEYANCEVNLEKTCLSKVTVKSVKSCRQITCQTCDEEHSDLEAPVPGCQNTSQPGKKHSKEKVKLRNHRNVNLKTSPDVKYFSTDIKYPSQTEESLHSAGGNTMEGNEQIYPTQNVFLHAEEQRQKLQSNRVASSVEYVPSSMEYLSETKKSSYSSKDSMVTVNEEAYCAQMYENESFFSSEERIEHTAGRQMAGYQNSLSHGLDGKDTFEAWCRSRDVNSSPQLLSNELLLENSCEESLFVNVETSSSNDCESPRQMCNESPVMREEPSQHSVFHDTHKDPLCTSPQKDSEKKSLVEILRNLKYLHNRRKEYHVGLTSESEVSKQFFTDSPAAHDTALYFSSRSDTEDNLEQENHWSESRTGCSIPQRHQTHTKKQKDAHKTLCDKVKDANKIGKKKKEQSNISSFLNRNKRVCSIGLCDTSNQGAQAKNIMGQFSQDDRCEAGLDASNEEYVPEEVCTDGMKKVNWESSSSDAPTSSIYPFEANEQLLLSKNSKILARDSDESGHSVDQMEENCVESSTRYTGSVSSETNHVSDCVSPEDLNLNSLEDEQEGNLRRSTRIKRRSHVMELFPDCNSESECHSKDGNSSPHAKKLKQNENKLKYKQNKGVLKQKKIEKFFKVKTPVKKSKVAVQSKNPCKKNKCDRDENGSEDDTSRAHLPVKKKKDQHSYKTQKEVSKPSTSKASCSKATETSKTQGGQDKTDMSYYNELWNFSLGEKNDKEDKQTNNTKKQKNKKSSVKKCQKEKQKKKDAKQKQSKSDTKEPTSEPIDDDFYLKIQAEVEQLNAIASRDVDDVPMVDGMRNGKSCEEECQITDVVEGTKRSLDSLRKSYKKLRNMTDSDLEQRMEENLSYLENVIRGVLPNERHQWFKESDPELTLQQDYLIYGPFSSDQSLFVLELLKKKLSHMDKLIGNSFDVPVYRCRVLVPIFFTKIVMDNENVSLDEAYSLLAKFSLNKNITEDLEHSESRKF; from the exons ATGGAATACTCGCACTGGAAG GAGCTCCACCGTCAACTgtggaaggtggtggaggagtatgAGGAGCAGAGGGCTGCCCTCAAGGTGGAGTGCAACAATCCAAAATGTAAGACTGGTACAACACTACAGATTGG GTACGTATTCCGCCCTCTTCCAAAATGCTACTGCTCCCTTTACTTCCTTACCCCGAGAAGCCATCAGACCTGGACAGATGATGGGAATGATAGTGGATATCTGCAAGATAAAG GGGGACGCTTTGAGGACCTGATGGCTTGTGGGGAGATGCTAGTGGTCAGTGTGACTCTTCGTGACCTGACTGGCAGCTCCTCTCAGTCAGTCCTCACTCAGAATTCAAGTAACAGTCACCAGCAGGCAAGAGTCACTAACAAGTTGATGAAGGCCCTTGGCAGCAAGGTAGTGCCCACTATCTCGGATTATTTCAAGGCTCCTGAGGATAATGAGTCCTTTGCGTCAGTCCCGTCATCCAAGAGAGTGTTATCAAGTGGACCCAAGGAGGGAGTGTGTTCCCACTCGGTAAA GACCTCAGACAGATTtcacaagaaaaatgagagcaGCAAAGTTAGTGAGAGTGTGGATGGCTCCTGGTGTCACACTACTATCAATGCACCAACACCTTTGTGTCTCACTGAGGGTGACCAAAATCCTCaagggaagaggataaggaagaatcATGATGAACTTCATGATAATAGAGTCAAAGTCAAGAAAACACTGGTGCCAAAGAAGACTACCAGAGCCTTGACAAACTTGAAGCAAACTTCATTGTTGGACTTCAAGAAAAATCCTTGTACAGATTTGTCAAACTCAGCATCAGAGCAGAGAAATGTCTTTGTGCTTGCAGAAGGGAATGTGGCGGATAAAAAAGTGCATGTACATGGAAACTTTAATAAGAACTGCAAAACATCAAAGggtgagaaaacaaaggaaaattttGGAAGGCCATCATGGAAAAAATCTTTCTTCAGTGTGAGCAGCTCAGATTCAGAGAGTGATGGTAACAATGAAGTCAGGTTTTCTGAAGGTGATACTTCAAGAGACTTCTTTTTAGAGTCTCCAAAGGAGAATGTTGAATGTGAGGCACAAAACATGAATATGTTAAGCTGCAGTGAAGAGTTTGTCTCTGCTGAAAAGAACAAACTGAATAATGTCTTTTTCATTGGTGATGTGTCtcagaggaaggaagcagatgATGTAGGAGGCTCTGTCTCTCCACAAACAGATCCTTTGGGTTCCTTAGCCTTGGTAGACGTTGCTGGGAATGTCAAAGAGAACACAGTGAGAAATGTTGATGATTATGAACAATACAAGCTTATGGATGCATTATCATTCTTAGTATCAAGAGGCAGCTCACAAAATGCAACAAAACCACTATCATGTAATTACACATCGCCAAACGTTGCATTGCAGAAAAACCCTGACACAGATCCATGTTTCAGTGGGTTTTGTAAAGCAGAAACTGATGCTGAAGATGAATCATTCTATGAAAATGATatggaatataaacaaaattatacaaggaaaaagagagaaagatgctcATCAGGTTTGAGATACACTGCTGGGAACATTCAGTGTGCCTCAGATGGAAAAAATGACTTGTTTTTGTTTAGGGTTACTAAACAGGAGCATGTAGAATTAGATCACAATTCACATGATTATTTACATTCATCTAAGGAAAATGAACATGATGTGCTGAATAGAATGCAACAGAATCAGGATGGAGGGATGTGTTCCAGCTGTGAAGAACACAGTAGAAATGAGGAATCACATGAAGACTATAGAATATTTGATGCAGCAAGAAGAAAGGTGCATTCTCCATACCAGGACAAGACTACAACAAAGATGCCAAAGATCTCATCACAGAAAAGGTTACTGTCACTTGTGAGTAGCCATGAAAAGTCTGTTCACATAAAGACTGAAGTGGATGACACTGCAGATCTGTTGACTTTATCCAACTGTGCAGACATTCAGTCAAACAGGTTAGGAGAGGAACCATCACGAGTGTCAGTGTGTGATGAATATGCTAATTGTGAAGTAAACCTTGAAAAAACATGTCTGTCAAAGGTCACTGTGAAATCTGTGAAATCCTGCAGGCAGATCACTTGCCAAACTTGTGATGAAGAACACAGTGACTTGGAGGCACCAGTTCCAGGGTGCCAAAACACTAGTCAGCCTGGAAAGAAGCATAGCAAAGAAAAGGTAAAGCTTAGAAATCATAGGAATGTGAATTTAAAAACCAGTCCTGATGTAAAATATTTTTCAACGGACATCAAATATCCATCACAAACAGAAGAGTCTTTACATTCAGCTGGAGGCAATacaatggaaggaaatgaacaaATTTACCCAACACAGAATGTTTTCCTTCATGCTGAGGAGCAGAGACAAAAACTCCAGAGTAATAGGGTAGCAAGTTCAGTAGAATATGTTCCATCTAGCATGGAATATCTATCAGAAACAAAGAAATCTTCATATTCATCTAAAGATTCTATGGTAACAGTAAATGAAGAAGCTTACtgtgcacaaatgtatgaaAATGAAAGTTTCTTCTCATCAGAGGAGAGGATAGAACACACGGCTGGAAGACAAATGGCAGGATATCAGAACTCCCTGAGCCATGGTTTGGATGGTAAGGACACATTTGAGGCTTGGTGTAGGTCTCGGGATGTCAATAGTTCGCCGCAGCTGTTGTCCAATGAATTATTACTGGAGAATAGCTGTGAAGAATCCTTGTTTGTAAATGTAGAAACTTCGAGTTCAAATGATTGTGAATCCCCAAGGCAGATGTGCAATGAGTCTCCAGTAATGAGGGAGGAACCTTCACAACACAGTGTCTTTCATGATACTCATAAAGATCCTTTATGTACTTCTCCCCAAAAAGATTCAGAGAAAAAGAGTTTGGTAGAAATTTTGAGAAACTTGAAATATTTGCATAATAGACGCAAGGAATATCATGTAGGATTGACTTCAGAGAGTGAAGTCAGCAAACAATTTTTTACTGACTCTCCGGCAGCACATGATACTGCATTATATTTCAGCTCGAGGTCAGATACAGAGGATAATTTGGAGCAGGAGAATCACTGGTCTGAATCACGGACAGGCTGCTCCATTCCACAACGACATCAAACGcatacaaagaaacaaaaagatgcTCACAAAACTTTGTGTGATAAAGTAAAAGATGCaaacaaaataggaaagaaaaagaaagagcaatCAAATATCTCATCTTTCTTGAACAGAAACAAAAGAGTATGTTCCATTGGTCTTTGTGATACGAGCAATCAAGGAGCACAAGCCAAAAATATAATGGGGCAATTTTCTCAGGATGATAGATGTGAAGCAGGATTGGATGCTTCAAATGAAGAATATGTCCCTGAGGAAGTTTGCACTGATGGAATGAAGAAAGTCAATTGGGAATCCTCCTCTTCTGATGCCCCAACAAGCTCCATTTATCCTTTTGAAGCAAATGAGCAGCTCCTCTTGAGCAAGAACTCCAAGATACTGGCAAGAGATTCAGATGAGTCAGGTCATTCTGTAGATCAGATGGAAGAAAATTGTGTTGAATCTTCCACAAGATACACTGGCTCTGTATCATCTGAAACCAACCATGTGTCAGATTGTGTTTCTCCAGAGGATTTAAATTTAAATTCTTTGGAGGATGAGCAAGAAGGGAACCTGAGGAGAAGtacaagaataaagagaagatctCATGTGATGGAATTGTTTCCTGATTGTAATTCAGAGTCAGAATGTCACAGTAAAGATGGCAATTCTTCTCCACATGCCAAGAAattgaaacaaaatgaaaacaagttaaagtacaaacaaaataaaggtgttctaaaacagaaaaaaattgagaaattcTTTAAAGTAAAGACTCCAGTGAAAAAAAGCAAAGTAGCAGTGCAGTCTAAGAATCCTTGCAAGAAAAACAAGTGTGACAGAGATGAGAATGGAAGTGAGGATGATACCAGTAGGGCACACTTGCctgtcaagaagaaaaaagatcaaCATTCTTATAAGACCCAGAAAGAGGTCTCAAAACCTTCCACTAGCAAAGCCTCCTGCAGTAAAGCCACAGAGACCAGCAAGACTCAGGGCGGGCAGGATAAAACTGACATGAGCTACTATAATGAACTATGGAACTTCTCCCTCGGTGAAAAGAATGACAAGGAGGACAAGCaaaccaacaacaccaagaaacagaaaaacaagaaatcctCAGTTAAGAAATGTCAGaaggagaagcaaaagaaaaaagacgccAAGCAAAAACAATCTAAATCCGATACAAAAGAACCTACTTCTGAACCTATTGATGATGACTTTTATCTGAAGATCCAGGCTGAAGTGGAGCAGCTGAATGCCATTGCCTCGAGGGATGTGGATGATGTGCCAATGGTGGACGGGATGAGGAACGGAAAGTCTTGCG AGGAAGAGTGTCAGATCACAGATGTGGTGGAAGGCACTAAGCGCAGCCTGGACTCTCTAAGGAAGAGCTATAAGAAGCTACGAAATATGACGGACAGTGATCTTGAACAGCGGATGGAAGAGAACTTATCTTACCTGGAGAATGTAATCCGGGGAGTTCTGCCCAATGAGAGACATCAG TGGTTTAAAGAAAGTGATCCTGAGTTGACGCTACAGCAAGACTACCTCATCTATGGCCCTTTCTCATCGGACCAGTCACTGTTTGTACTGGAACTGCTCAAGAAGAAACTCAGCCACATGGACAAACTGATTGGCAATTCCTTTGAT GTGCCCGTGTATCGTTGCCGCGTTTTGGTGCCGATCTTCTTCACCAAGATCGTCATGGACAACGAGAACGTCTCCTTGGATGAGGCGTACAGTCTCCTGGCCAAGTTCAGTCTCAACAAGAATATTACAGAAGATCTTGAACATTCTGAGTCAAGAAAGTTTTAA